The proteins below are encoded in one region of Tautonia rosea:
- a CDS encoding universal stress protein has translation MLKSMLVGLDGSEHGDAALELGLRWAKRFNALLVGLGVIDEPGIHGAEETWLGEVYFRQINERLTEDVRREVERTLERAALRCVEADVSFKPLEDIGTPHERIVIEAQRYDLIIMGQRTHFRFGWQDAADDTLRRVLTENPRPVVAAPERLDDDRKSILIAYDGSVQAARALQAFRFTGLGEGQTIRVLTVDHDKVEAARKADRAIEYLGFHGLKATPITLSSNRGPAEVILEHLKQTEADLLVMGAYGKSTLREFFLGSTTRSVLKDSQAAVFLSH, from the coding sequence ATGCTCAAGAGTATGCTGGTCGGACTGGACGGCAGCGAGCATGGCGACGCCGCGCTGGAACTCGGTCTTCGATGGGCCAAGCGGTTTAATGCCTTGCTCGTGGGCCTTGGCGTCATTGACGAACCCGGAATCCACGGTGCCGAGGAGACCTGGCTTGGCGAGGTCTACTTCCGACAGATCAACGAACGTCTCACTGAAGACGTTCGTCGAGAGGTCGAGCGGACCCTGGAGCGGGCCGCCTTGCGTTGTGTTGAGGCCGACGTATCTTTCAAGCCTCTTGAAGACATCGGAACTCCTCACGAACGCATTGTGATTGAAGCCCAGCGATACGACCTCATCATTATGGGTCAGCGAACCCACTTCCGGTTTGGATGGCAAGATGCTGCCGACGACACACTTCGGCGTGTCTTGACTGAGAACCCAAGGCCGGTGGTTGCCGCTCCCGAACGCCTCGACGACGACCGTAAGTCAATCCTGATTGCTTATGACGGTAGCGTTCAGGCTGCCCGAGCCTTGCAAGCCTTCCGCTTTACAGGTCTCGGGGAAGGTCAGACGATCCGAGTTCTGACGGTTGATCACGACAAGGTCGAAGCGGCTCGAAAAGCGGATCGCGCGATTGAGTATCTTGGTTTCCACGGATTGAAGGCAACGCCCATCACGCTCTCGTCCAACCGAGGGCCAGCCGAGGTCATCCTGGAACATCTGAAACAGACCGAGGCGGATCTGCTTGTAATGGGAGCTTACGGCAAGTCGACGCTCAGGGAATTTTTCCTGGGATCAACCACACGATCTGTGCTCAAAGACAGCCAGGCTGCCGTGTTTCTCTCGCACTGA
- a CDS encoding hybrid sensor histidine kinase/response regulator, translated as MAPPHIPGEPGSERLAPAGRTSRFLKWSAPVLGALLVLILGFVLMMSIAEVFVLSQLSKIALLLGIMVLSVSLMIWIQARVHLAENRQEATEESLHLLSDALIQARRDLAQHRESEQALRDADRSKDEFLATLCHELRNPLAAIDHAGELLLDLDDDQEQREWAVRIIRNQTRQLALLIEDLLDLSRISKGTLTLSLHPASLPQLLQSAVDAARSFLEDAKQTVVFQLSDEPMWVEIDPARMQQVLINLLSNACRYSDPGKSITIAATPRLSEVVLSVRDQGIGIDSTLMPRIFGMFVRGEAARNRSPSGLGIGLRLVKLIITRHGGTIVARSQGIGHGSEFEIRLPRIAPPAHLSTQNHPGIPAELPQLLIVDDNRPMVEALRLLLQREGHEVRVARSGRDALQAIGLQRPDVILLDLELPDTDGIELAQVLRSSDHSTPPPIIALTGSGRPTDLDALQQAGILALLQKPVRIQELRETLDRIFRERAGTH; from the coding sequence ATGGCCCCGCCGCACATTCCCGGAGAACCCGGCAGCGAGCGCCTTGCTCCTGCCGGGCGGACCTCGAGGTTCTTGAAGTGGAGCGCCCCGGTGCTGGGGGCCCTCTTGGTGCTCATCCTTGGCTTCGTCTTGATGATGTCGATTGCCGAGGTATTCGTCCTTTCTCAGCTGAGCAAGATCGCGCTGCTTCTCGGGATCATGGTCCTCTCCGTCAGCCTGATGATCTGGATTCAGGCTCGGGTTCACCTTGCGGAGAATCGACAGGAAGCGACCGAGGAGTCGCTCCACTTGCTGTCTGATGCCTTGATTCAGGCTCGCCGAGACTTGGCACAGCACCGCGAGTCGGAGCAGGCACTTCGAGACGCAGACCGTTCCAAGGACGAATTCCTGGCGACCCTCTGCCATGAGTTGCGCAATCCGCTCGCGGCAATCGATCACGCTGGCGAATTACTGTTGGATCTGGACGATGACCAGGAGCAGCGTGAGTGGGCAGTTCGGATCATCCGAAATCAAACCCGACAACTCGCCCTGCTCATTGAGGATCTCCTAGACCTCTCCCGGATTTCCAAAGGGACACTCACCTTAAGCCTTCACCCAGCCTCCTTGCCTCAACTGCTTCAATCCGCGGTCGACGCGGCTCGATCCTTCCTGGAAGATGCGAAACAGACCGTGGTCTTCCAGCTCAGTGATGAACCAATGTGGGTCGAGATTGACCCCGCTCGAATGCAGCAGGTTCTCATCAACTTGCTTTCCAATGCTTGCCGCTATTCCGACCCAGGTAAGTCGATTACCATCGCGGCGACCCCCAGATTGTCAGAGGTCGTTCTGTCGGTCAGGGATCAAGGAATCGGAATTGACTCCACCTTGATGCCCCGAATCTTCGGCATGTTTGTCCGTGGAGAAGCAGCCCGCAATCGCTCTCCCTCTGGCCTCGGAATTGGTCTTCGGCTGGTCAAGCTGATCATCACGAGACATGGAGGCACCATTGTCGCTCGGAGTCAGGGAATCGGCCACGGAAGTGAGTTTGAGATCCGGTTGCCGAGGATCGCTCCTCCCGCTCACCTCTCGACGCAGAATCACCCCGGAATACCCGCCGAATTGCCTCAATTGCTCATCGTCGATGATAATCGACCCATGGTCGAGGCACTTCGCCTGTTATTGCAACGGGAGGGACACGAAGTTCGAGTCGCCCGATCCGGCAGAGATGCTCTGCAAGCGATCGGACTCCAACGTCCGGACGTCATCCTCCTCGACCTCGAACTTCCAGACACCGATGGGATTGAACTGGCACAAGTCCTTCGGTCGTCCGACCACTCAACCCCTCCTCCGATCATCGCCTTGACCGGATCGGGCCGGCCCACCGATCTCGACGCCTTGCAGCAGGCAGGAATTCTGGCCTTGCTCCAGAAACCTGTGCGTATTCAGGAACTCCGGGAGACGCTCGATCGCATCTTCCGGGAACGGGCTGGAACCCATTGA